In Rutidosis leptorrhynchoides isolate AG116_Rl617_1_P2 chromosome 2, CSIRO_AGI_Rlap_v1, whole genome shotgun sequence, one genomic interval encodes:
- the LOC139888249 gene encoding uncharacterized protein: MSVRLVIQEVTYTVISAYAPHVGLGEAEKRLFWELLDEVMRMCPPDHRLLIGGDLNGHIGTDVEGYAGVQGGFGYRVRNEEGISILEFAVAHDLVIVNSFFKKTDAQLATFLSGGHSTQIDYLLLRKGDLRTCRDCKVLTDWTCSSQHKLLAMDLVIQRRVTKSVRPVQPKIMWKKLNGEKVETFKTLVVERVDAEVEMVPHDDADQMWNYLASTIREVAKEALGVAVGTSRGHSKVALKQLRFRELITSREGTPADRTRLEERYKEAKREAKKAVALTKEKAYEDLYRKLDSKDGANDIYRIAKARERRSRDLDNIKFIKNEVGQTLVKDDEIRNRWEGYFSSLFIGGRPMRQEDRQDPDIGQSQNNTDCARINQEEVRSALRKMWRNKAVGPDQIPIEAWRCLRDDGVRWLTCLFNKTLQSSKMPMEWRLSETIPIYKNKGDAQICEVGLHQGSALSPFLFALILDDLSRGIQECIPWCLIFADDIVLVSKSKDELNRRLEQWRVALESNGLQISRQKTEYLRGEFDRNDDEQDDGVNICIEDQILLPQPSFRYLGSMLHKSGRIDEDVSRRIKVGWVNLRAATGVLCDKKIPLKLKGKFFKVYMYAYAGLCVIMVVSMWSHMPIVAFRDMS, from the exons atgtcggttagaTTAGTAATCCAGGAGGTGACCTACACGGTCATTAGCGCTTACGCACCCCATGTGGGCCTTGGAGAAGCTGAAAAGAGACTTTTTTGGGAATTGTTAGACGAGGTTATGAGGATGTGCCCACCGGACCATCGATTACTTATTGGTGGAGATCTTAATGGTCATATAGGGACAGATGTGGAGGGTTATGCAGGAGTCCAAGGGGGCTTTGGGTATCGAGTAAGAAATGAGGAAGGGATCTCTATTCTCGAATTTGCTGTTGCTCACGATTTGGTTATTGTGAATTCGTTTTTCAAGAAGACGGATGCTCAGCTAGCTACTTTCCTTAGCGGGGGTCATAGCACTCAGATTGACTATTTATTACTCCGCAAAGGCGATCTGAGGACTTGCAGAGACTGTAAGGTCCTGACTGACTGGACATGCTCCTCCCAGCACAAATTGTTGGCCATGGATTTGGTTATTCAGAGGCGGGTCACCAAGAGTGTGAGGCCCGTCCAACCTAAGATCATGTGGAAGAAGCTGAACGGTGAGAAGGTGGAGACTTTTAAAACTTTGGTTGTAGAAAGAGTGGATGCGGAAGTAGAAATGGTGCCCCACGACGATGCGGATCAGATGTGGAATTATTTGGCATCCACCATTAGAGAGGTAGCCAAGGAAGCCTTAGGTGTGGCAGTAGGAACATCAAGAGGTCATAG CAAAGTCGCGCTTAAGCAActaaggtttagggagctcatcACGAGTCGGGAAGGGACCCCGGCGGATAGAACCAGGCTTGAAGAGAGATATAAAGAAGccaaaagagaagctaagaaggcgGTAGCCCTTACAAAAGAAAAGGCATATGAAGATTTGTATAGGAAACTAGACTCCAAAGATGGAGCAAATGATATCTACAGGATTgccaaagctagggagcgaaggAGCAGGGATCtagataacatcaagtttatcaaaaACGAAGTTGGTCAAACTTTAGTAAAGGATGACGAAATTAGGAACAGATGGGAAGGGTATTTCTCATCTCTTTTCATTGGGGGAAGACCCATGCGTCAAGAAGATCGGCAAGACCCAGATATAGGCCAATCCCAGAACAATACAGATTGTGCGAGGATTAATCAAGAGGAAGTAAGATCAGCACTACGAAAGATGTGGAGGAATAAAGCTGTGGGTCCGGACCAGATCCCCATTGAGGCGTGGCGGTGCCTTAGAGACGATGGTGTTAGGTGGTTGACGTGCCTTTTCAACAAGACGTTACAAAGCTCTaaaatgcctatggaatggagactgaGCGAGACTATTCCAATCTATAAGAACAAAGGGGATGCTCAAATTTGCg AAGTGGGCCTTcatcagggatcggcccttagcccttttctttttgctttgatcctaGACGACCTTTCACGAGGGATACAAGAGTGTATCCCTTGGTGcttgatttttgccgatgatattgtgctTGTTTCCAAATCTAAGGATGAACTAAATAGAAGACTGGAGCAATGGAGGGTGGCCTTAGAAAGTAATGGTCTACAAattagtagacaaaagacggaatatcttagaGGTGAATTTGATAGGAACGATGATGAACAAGATGATGGAGTGAATATCTGCATTGAAGACCAGATCTTGCTTCCGCAACCTTCGTTTAGATACCTAGGCTCGATGCTCcacaaatcgggaaggatagatgaaGACGTGTCGCGTCGTATTAAAGTAGGGTGGGTGAACTTGAGAGCGGCGACTGGAGTCCTATGCGACAAGAAGATACCCCttaagctgaaagggaaattcttcaag GTTTATATGTATGCATATGCAG GTTTATGTGTGATTATGGTTGTTAGTATGTGGTCACATATGCCTATTGTAGCTTTCCGGGATATGTCGTGA